A genomic window from Struthio camelus isolate bStrCam1 chromosome 2, bStrCam1.hap1, whole genome shotgun sequence includes:
- the YME1L1 gene encoding ATP-dependent zinc metalloprotease YME1L1 isoform X1: MKRHQDRLRIIVSECFSQRRATVPLSHLVNAFHSPKSSATTASTASIQPVQRDTAPEHDHQNSEPIRYLRDLGLSDLKANQFKELVNRLLPGYCAENKVSSQWHTSYVSAESFFENKHGFVDVFSALRSSSLYRQHPNPLQSFCSDLRCWPVYIQSRSFKTLRSRARRLQSTSEQFTETKNSLSSLLKGFILRKRRIDVENLDMLMKTKNIPEAHQDAFKTGFAEGFLKAQVFLQKTLDSLRRSRLLSFFLFVLCFYLAVYSSFLPGKGSFSDAVRFRTSSIFDAAVDPIQLKNVTFEHVKGVEEAKQELQEVVEFLKNPHKFTVLGGKLPKGILLVGPPGTGKTLLARAVAGEADVPFYYASGSEFDEMFVGVGASRIRSLFREAKANAPCVIFIDELDSVGGKRIESPMHPYSRQTINQLLAEMDGFKPNEGVVIIGATNFPEALDNALIRPGRFDMQVTVPKPDVRGRTEILKWYLNKIKYDQSVDPEIIARGTVGFSGAELENLVNQAALKAAVDGKDMVTMKELEFSKDKILMGPERRSVEIDDKNKTITAYHESGHAIIAYYTKDAMPINKATIMTRGTTLGHVSLLPENDRWSETRSQLLAQMDVCMGGRVAEELIFGSDHITTGASSDFDNATRIAKLMVTRFGMSEKLGVMTYTDTGKVSPETQSAIEQEVRTLLRDSYERAKNILKTHAKEHKNLAEALLKYETLDAKEIQIVLEGKKLEVR; this comes from the exons atgaaaag GCACCAAGACAGGCTCAGGATTATTGTGAGCGAATGTTTCTCTCAAAGAAGA gctaCTGTTCCTCTGAGTCACCTTGTCAATGCCTTCCATTCACCAAAAAGCTCCGCTACTACTGCCAGCACAGCTTCCATACAGCCTGTCCAGAGGGATACCGCCCCAGAACATGATCATCAGAACAGTGAG CCTATACGGTATTTAAGAGATCTGGGATTGTCTGATTTAAAAGCTAACCAGTTTAAAGAACTAGTGAACAGGTTGCTTCCTGGCTATTGTGCTGAAAATAAAGTCTCTTCCCAGTGGCATACGTCCTACGTCTCTGCAGAGTCCTTCTTTGAAAATAAGCATG GTTTTGTGGATGTTTTTAGTGCTTTACGCTCATCTTCTTTGTACAGACAGCATCCTAATCCTCTCCAGAGTTTTTGTTCAGATCTGCGATGTTGGCCAG TTTACATACAGTCCCGAAGCTTTAAGACTTTGAGATCAAGAGCAAGACGCCTGCAGTCAACATCTGAACagttcacagaaacaaaaaattcactttcttcaCTTCTGAAG GGCTTCATCCTACGAAAGCGAAGAATTGATGTTGAAAACTTAGATatgttaatgaaaacaaaaaacatcccAGAGGCACACCAGGATGCTTTTAAAACTGGTTTTGCAGAAGGCTTTTTGAAAGCACAGGTATTCCTGCAAAAAACACTTG attCCTTAAGGCGATCacgtttgctttctttctttctctttgttctttgtttttatctTGCTGTATATTCCTCATTTTTACCTGGGAAAGGCTCCTTTTCGGATGCTG TACGTTTTCGAACATCAAGTATCTTTGATGCTGCAGTTGATCCAATTCAGCTGAAAAATGTCACCTTTGAACATGTAAAAGGG GTTGAAGAAGCTAAACAAGAATTGCAGGAGGTTGTAGAATTCTTGAAAAACCCACATAAATTTACTGTACTAGGAGGCAAACTTCCAAAAG gtATTCTGTTAGTTGGACCACCTGGTACTGGTAAAACTCTTCTTGCGCGAGCTGTGGCTGGTGAAGCTGATGTTCCGTTCTATTATGCATCTGGGTCAGAGTTTGATGAAATGTTTGTTGGTGTAGGAGCTAGTCGCATCCGAAGCTTATTCA GGGAAGCAAAAGCAAATGCACCTTGTGTTATATTTATTGATGAGTTGGACTCTGTTGGTGGGAAGAGAATTGAATCTCCGATGCATCCCTACTCAAGACAGACTATCAATCAACTACTTGCTGAAATGGATGG CTTTAAACCTAATGAAGGAGTTGTTATTATTGGTGCAACAAACTTCCCTGAAGCACTAGATAA CGCTTTAATACGTCCTGGTCGCTTTGACATGCAAGTTACTGTTCCCAAGCCAGATGTAAGAGGCCGTACAGAAATTCTGAAGTGGTACCTTAATAAAATAAAGTATGATCAAT CTGTTGATCCAGAAATAATTGCACGAGGCACAGTAGGATTTTCTGGGGCAGAACTTGAGAATCTCGTAAATCAAGCTGCCTTAAAAGCAGCTGTTGATGGAAAAGATATGGTAACCATGAAAGAACTAGAATTCTCTAAGGACAAAATTCTGATGG GACCTGAACGTAGAAGTGTAGAAATtgatgataaaaacaaaacaatcacaGCTTACCATGAATCTGGACATGCTATCATTGCATATTATACTAAGGATGCAATGCCAATCAACAAGGCTACAATCATGACACGAGGAACAACACTTGGACAT GTGTCTTTGCTCCCAGAAAATGACAGATGGAGTGAAACTAGATCCCAGTTGCTTGCACAGATGGATGTCTGCATGGGAGGAAGAGTAGCAGAAGAGCTCATATTTGGAAGTGATCACATCACAACAG GTGCTTCCAGTGATTTTGACAATGCTACTAGAATTGCGAAGCTGATGGTGACTAGATTTGGAATGAGTGAGAAG cttGGTGTTATGACCTATACTGATACTGGGAAAGTTAGCCCTGAAACTCAGTCTGCAATTGAACAGGAAGTGAGAACGCTTTTAAGG gacTCATATGAGCGAGCAAAGAACATCTTGAAGACTCATGCAAAGGAACACAAGAATTTAGCAGAAGCTTTACTGAAATATGAGACTTTGGATGCCAAAGAAATCCAAATTgttctagaggggaaaaaattagaagTAAGATGA
- the YME1L1 gene encoding ATP-dependent zinc metalloprotease YME1L1 isoform X2 produces MFSFSTVQPQATVPLSHLVNAFHSPKSSATTASTASIQPVQRDTAPEHDHQNSEPIRYLRDLGLSDLKANQFKELVNRLLPGYCAENKVSSQWHTSYVSAESFFENKHGFVDVFSALRSSSLYRQHPNPLQSFCSDLRCWPVYIQSRSFKTLRSRARRLQSTSEQFTETKNSLSSLLKGFILRKRRIDVENLDMLMKTKNIPEAHQDAFKTGFAEGFLKAQVFLQKTLDSLRRSRLLSFFLFVLCFYLAVYSSFLPGKGSFSDAVRFRTSSIFDAAVDPIQLKNVTFEHVKGVEEAKQELQEVVEFLKNPHKFTVLGGKLPKGILLVGPPGTGKTLLARAVAGEADVPFYYASGSEFDEMFVGVGASRIRSLFREAKANAPCVIFIDELDSVGGKRIESPMHPYSRQTINQLLAEMDGFKPNEGVVIIGATNFPEALDNALIRPGRFDMQVTVPKPDVRGRTEILKWYLNKIKYDQSVDPEIIARGTVGFSGAELENLVNQAALKAAVDGKDMVTMKELEFSKDKILMGPERRSVEIDDKNKTITAYHESGHAIIAYYTKDAMPINKATIMTRGTTLGHVSLLPENDRWSETRSQLLAQMDVCMGGRVAEELIFGSDHITTGASSDFDNATRIAKLMVTRFGMSEKLGVMTYTDTGKVSPETQSAIEQEVRTLLRDSYERAKNILKTHAKEHKNLAEALLKYETLDAKEIQIVLEGKKLEVR; encoded by the exons ATGTTTTCCTTCTCCACCGTGCAGCCTCAG gctaCTGTTCCTCTGAGTCACCTTGTCAATGCCTTCCATTCACCAAAAAGCTCCGCTACTACTGCCAGCACAGCTTCCATACAGCCTGTCCAGAGGGATACCGCCCCAGAACATGATCATCAGAACAGTGAG CCTATACGGTATTTAAGAGATCTGGGATTGTCTGATTTAAAAGCTAACCAGTTTAAAGAACTAGTGAACAGGTTGCTTCCTGGCTATTGTGCTGAAAATAAAGTCTCTTCCCAGTGGCATACGTCCTACGTCTCTGCAGAGTCCTTCTTTGAAAATAAGCATG GTTTTGTGGATGTTTTTAGTGCTTTACGCTCATCTTCTTTGTACAGACAGCATCCTAATCCTCTCCAGAGTTTTTGTTCAGATCTGCGATGTTGGCCAG TTTACATACAGTCCCGAAGCTTTAAGACTTTGAGATCAAGAGCAAGACGCCTGCAGTCAACATCTGAACagttcacagaaacaaaaaattcactttcttcaCTTCTGAAG GGCTTCATCCTACGAAAGCGAAGAATTGATGTTGAAAACTTAGATatgttaatgaaaacaaaaaacatcccAGAGGCACACCAGGATGCTTTTAAAACTGGTTTTGCAGAAGGCTTTTTGAAAGCACAGGTATTCCTGCAAAAAACACTTG attCCTTAAGGCGATCacgtttgctttctttctttctctttgttctttgtttttatctTGCTGTATATTCCTCATTTTTACCTGGGAAAGGCTCCTTTTCGGATGCTG TACGTTTTCGAACATCAAGTATCTTTGATGCTGCAGTTGATCCAATTCAGCTGAAAAATGTCACCTTTGAACATGTAAAAGGG GTTGAAGAAGCTAAACAAGAATTGCAGGAGGTTGTAGAATTCTTGAAAAACCCACATAAATTTACTGTACTAGGAGGCAAACTTCCAAAAG gtATTCTGTTAGTTGGACCACCTGGTACTGGTAAAACTCTTCTTGCGCGAGCTGTGGCTGGTGAAGCTGATGTTCCGTTCTATTATGCATCTGGGTCAGAGTTTGATGAAATGTTTGTTGGTGTAGGAGCTAGTCGCATCCGAAGCTTATTCA GGGAAGCAAAAGCAAATGCACCTTGTGTTATATTTATTGATGAGTTGGACTCTGTTGGTGGGAAGAGAATTGAATCTCCGATGCATCCCTACTCAAGACAGACTATCAATCAACTACTTGCTGAAATGGATGG CTTTAAACCTAATGAAGGAGTTGTTATTATTGGTGCAACAAACTTCCCTGAAGCACTAGATAA CGCTTTAATACGTCCTGGTCGCTTTGACATGCAAGTTACTGTTCCCAAGCCAGATGTAAGAGGCCGTACAGAAATTCTGAAGTGGTACCTTAATAAAATAAAGTATGATCAAT CTGTTGATCCAGAAATAATTGCACGAGGCACAGTAGGATTTTCTGGGGCAGAACTTGAGAATCTCGTAAATCAAGCTGCCTTAAAAGCAGCTGTTGATGGAAAAGATATGGTAACCATGAAAGAACTAGAATTCTCTAAGGACAAAATTCTGATGG GACCTGAACGTAGAAGTGTAGAAATtgatgataaaaacaaaacaatcacaGCTTACCATGAATCTGGACATGCTATCATTGCATATTATACTAAGGATGCAATGCCAATCAACAAGGCTACAATCATGACACGAGGAACAACACTTGGACAT GTGTCTTTGCTCCCAGAAAATGACAGATGGAGTGAAACTAGATCCCAGTTGCTTGCACAGATGGATGTCTGCATGGGAGGAAGAGTAGCAGAAGAGCTCATATTTGGAAGTGATCACATCACAACAG GTGCTTCCAGTGATTTTGACAATGCTACTAGAATTGCGAAGCTGATGGTGACTAGATTTGGAATGAGTGAGAAG cttGGTGTTATGACCTATACTGATACTGGGAAAGTTAGCCCTGAAACTCAGTCTGCAATTGAACAGGAAGTGAGAACGCTTTTAAGG gacTCATATGAGCGAGCAAAGAACATCTTGAAGACTCATGCAAAGGAACACAAGAATTTAGCAGAAGCTTTACTGAAATATGAGACTTTGGATGCCAAAGAAATCCAAATTgttctagaggggaaaaaattagaagTAAGATGA